The proteins below are encoded in one region of Castor canadensis chromosome 6, mCasCan1.hap1v2, whole genome shotgun sequence:
- the LOC109696667 gene encoding importin-11-like isoform X3, with protein sequence MVSMDLNSASTVVLQVLTQATSQDTAVLKPAEEQLKQWETQPGFYSVLLNIFTNHTLDINVRWLAVLYFKHGIDRYWRRAAPHALSEEEKCTLRAGLITNFNEPISQIATQIAVLIAKVARLDCPRQWPELIPTLIESVKVQDDLRQHRALLTFYHVTKTLASKQLAADRKLFHDFCCEEIVNKVQLINFLPWMYLTFGVTTKTSLLTGS encoded by the exons GTTTCCATGGATCTCAATAGTGCCAGCACTGTAGTTCTTCAGGTCTTAACTCAGGCCACCAGTCAGGATACTGCTGTTTTAAAACCAGCCGAGGAGCAATTGAAACAGTGGGAGACACAGCCAGGTTTCTATTCCGTATTGCTG AATATTTTCACCAACCACACTCTTGATATAAATGTAAGGTGGCTTGCTGTGCTGTACTTTAAGCATGGGATTGATCGTTATTGGAGACGTGCAGCACCTCA TGCTCTTTCAGAGGAGGAAAAATGTACATTGCGGGCAGGGCTCATCACCAACTTCAATGAACCTATAAGCCAG attgCAACTCAGATTGCAGTACTGATTGCAAAAGTCGCTCGGTTGGATTGTCCTAGACAATGGCCTGAACTGATTCCCACTCTTATAGAGTCCGTTAAAGTCCAAGATGATCTTCGACAGCACAGAGCATTACTTACCTTCTATCATGTTACCAAGACACTGGCATCTAAACAACTGGCTGCTGATAGAAAACTGTTTCATGAT ttTTGTTGTGAAGAAATTGTTAATAAAGTACAGCTTATCAATTTTCTTCCATGGATGTATTTAACCTTTGGTGTTACAACAAAGACATCATTGTTAACTGGAAG